Proteins encoded within one genomic window of Kibdelosporangium phytohabitans:
- a CDS encoding alpha/beta hydrolase: MAVFLLVHGSWHSGQCWQPVVPLLESAEHRVHAPSLTGSGDTAHLLTADVGLDTYTDDIVKLVHDNGLTDVILVGHSYAGLVISSAANEVPERIAHLVFLDAMVPEDGEAAVDVLPAVQHAIDLAVSSGGWRVPPLPEQPPPLGLFGVTDPADIAWLRATLSDEPVRCLQQPVRLDNPAVHAIPRTHIHCVGTTTGSFSPRPVPATQPNGTPSQVWELPTGHDCMITMPAELSALLLRLVAPGPARQTGVMGSTVHATPWSARRRP, from the coding sequence GTGGCGGTGTTCCTGTTGGTGCACGGCTCCTGGCACAGTGGACAATGCTGGCAGCCAGTGGTGCCGCTGCTCGAATCGGCCGAGCATCGGGTGCACGCGCCGTCGTTGACAGGCTCCGGGGACACGGCGCATCTGCTCACCGCCGATGTCGGGCTCGACACGTACACCGACGACATCGTCAAGCTGGTCCACGACAACGGCCTCACCGATGTGATCCTCGTCGGGCACAGCTATGCGGGACTGGTCATCTCCTCGGCTGCCAACGAGGTTCCGGAACGGATCGCGCACCTGGTGTTCCTCGACGCGATGGTGCCCGAGGACGGTGAGGCGGCGGTCGACGTGCTGCCTGCCGTCCAGCACGCGATCGACCTCGCCGTGAGCTCGGGCGGCTGGCGGGTTCCCCCGCTGCCCGAGCAGCCACCGCCGCTGGGACTGTTCGGGGTCACCGACCCGGCGGACATCGCCTGGCTGCGCGCGACACTCTCGGACGAGCCGGTGCGCTGCCTGCAGCAACCGGTCCGGCTGGACAATCCGGCGGTGCACGCGATCCCACGTACGCACATCCACTGTGTCGGCACGACAACGGGAAGCTTCTCCCCGAGGCCGGTACCCGCGACACAACCGAACGGCACTCCGTCACAGGTATGGGAGTTGCCGACCGGCCACGACTGCATGATCACCATGCCCGCCGAGCTCAGTGCGTTACTGCTCAGGCTCGTGGCGCCTGGGCCGGCGCGTCAGACAGGTGTCATGGGGTCCACGGTTCACGCAACACCGTGGTCTGCGCGCCGTCGACCGTGA